A window of the Dioscorea cayenensis subsp. rotundata cultivar TDr96_F1 chromosome 14, TDr96_F1_v2_PseudoChromosome.rev07_lg8_w22 25.fasta, whole genome shotgun sequence genome harbors these coding sequences:
- the LOC120275600 gene encoding zeatin O-xylosyltransferase-like, translated as MNNNDNNNTTILVIPFPAQGHLNQFLHLSLRLATSGHFSSVHFAGSSIHILQIISRFQGWPSSSLFTLHIHHFPLPPFSTPPPNPSSIFSDHLLPLFHSLYHLQPSLSSLLHSLSSSSKRLIVIHDPLMSFAAKQALSLETSTHIQVFKFICSPCFYHLSFLPNKTSSDLVLKQFPGCLSDTFLEFRNSGHDDKDAVEDGFIINSCEAIEGAIIEDFRRAKAGKRVFAVGPVHPLVDLGRARRSEGLFAPSFPSLILLVHTQIWVCTKSGSDPHALGITPSIQTLPECLDWLDKQVDKNVLYVAFGTTSMMSDEQIEELAIGLEKSEQKFIWVLRDADGGDVTADEQNADKRRRKLPQGYEERLKGVGIVVRDWVPQLEILAHKAIGAFMSHCGWNSCMESLSFGVPILAWPMHSGQPRNATCLSEYLKVGFMVRDWEHRMEVVSSMVIVEVVKRLMVSDEGMEVKKRARELGEQIRVGVSHGGSSWKEMQSFISYIST; from the exons atgaacaacaacgacaacaacaacacaacaaTATTAGTGATCCCTTTCCCTGCCCAAGGCCATCTAAACCAATTCCTCCACCTCTCCCTACGCCTCGCCACCTCCGGCCACTTCTCCTCCGTCCACTTCGCCGGTTCTTCCATCCATATCCTTCAAATCATCTCCCGTTTCCAAGGCTGGCCTTCCTCCTCCCTCTTCACTCTCCACATCCACCACTTCCCTTTACCACCTTTCTCCACTCCCCCTCCCAATCCCTCCTCCATTTTCTCTGACCACCTTCTCCCTCTCTTCCACTCTTTATACCATCTCCAACCCTCTCTTTCCTCTCTTCTCCActccctctcctcctcctccaaacGTCTCATCGTCATCCATGACCCTCTCATGTCCTTCGCTGCAAAACAAGCCCTCTCTCTCGAAACCTCCACTCACATCCAAGTTTTCAAGTTCATATGCAGTCCTTGCTTTTATCACCTCTCCTTCCTACCTAACAAAACCTCAAGTGATCTTGTTCTTAAGCAATTCCCAGGTTGTTTAAGTGATACTTTCTTGGAGTTTAGGAATAGTGGACATGATGATAAGGACGCTGTTGAAGATGGGTTTATTATTAATTCTTGTGAAGCAATTGAAGGTGCGATTATTGAAGATTTCCGGCGAGCTAAGGCTGGGAAGAGAGTGTTTGCTGTTGGTCCTGTTCATCCTCTTGTGGATCTTGGTCGTGCTCGGAGAAGTGAGGGCCTGTTTG CCCCCTCATTCCCATCCCTCATCCTATTGGTGCATACCCAAATATGGGTATGCACCAAAAGTGGGAGTGATCCCCATGCCTTGGGGATCACTCCAtcaatccaaacactacctGAGTGTTTGGACTGGCTTGATAAGCAAGTGGACAAgaatgttttgtatgttgcctTTGGTACTACTTCTATGATGTCTGATGAACAG ATAGAAGAGTTAGCAATTGGATTAGAGAAGAGTGAGCAAAAGTTCATATGGGTCCTGAGAGATGCTGATGGTGGTGATGTAACTGCTGATGAACAAAACGCtgacaagagaagaagaaagttgcCACAAGGATATGAAGAAAGATTGAAAGGAGTTGGAATTGTTGTGAGAGATTGGGTTCCACAGTTGGAAATATTAGCACACAAAGCCATTGGAGCATTCATGAGTCACTGCGGATGGAACTCATGCATGGAGAGCTTGAGTTTTGGAGTGCCAATCCTTGCATGGCCCATGCACTCGGGCCAACCAAGGAATGCCACGTGTTTGAGTGAGTATTTGAAGGTGGGGTTCATGGTGAGGGATTGGGAACATAGGATGGAAGTTGTGAGCTCAATGGTGATTGTGGAGGTGGTGAAGAGATTGATGGTGAGTGATGAAGGGATGGAGGTGAAGAAGAGGGCAAGGGAACTTGGTGAACAAATTAGGGTTGGTGTTTCACATGGTGGTTCTTCTTGGAAGGAGATGCAATCCTTCATTTCATATATTAGTACATGA